A genomic region of Oryza glaberrima chromosome 1, OglaRS2, whole genome shotgun sequence contains the following coding sequences:
- the LOC127759971 gene encoding protein DMP10-like: protein MAASPPGAIVINMASNTNGESTAVTTNNLAPSTPKAVDESTTSSKTDVATKTVTDKVMASTANLAQLLPTGTVLAYQALSPSFTNHGECNAANKWLTAVLVGVLAGLSLFFSFTDSVVGQDGKLYYGVATRQGLNVFNMSREEEEAKKLSHSELRLRPLDFVHSFFTAMVFLTVAFSDVGLQNCFFGQNPGGNIKELLKNLPLGMAFLSSFVFLIFPTKRKGIGYNDNTPNRKAEDVTKN, encoded by the coding sequence ATGGCGGCATCTCCTCCGGGCGCCATCGTGATCAACATGGCATCGAACACCAACGGCGAGTCCACGGCAGTGACGACCAATAACTTAGCTCCGTCGACGCCTAAGGCCGTCGATGAGTCCACGACGTCGTCGAAAACAGATGTGGCCACGAAGACGGTGACCGACAAGGTGATGGCAAGCACGGCGAACCTGGCGCAGCTGCTGCCGACGGGAACGGTGCTGGCTTACCAGGCGCTGTCGCCGTCCTTCACCAACCACGGCGAGTGCAACGCCGCCAACAAGTGGCTCACCGCCGTGCTGGTCGGCGTCCTGGCCggcctctccctcttcttctccttcacgGACAGCGTCGTCGGCCAAGACGGCAAGCTCTACTACGGCGTGGCGACACGGCAGGGATTGAACGTGTTCAACATGTcccgggaagaggaggaagcgaAGAAATTGAGTCACAGTGAGCTAAGACTACGGCCGCTGGACTTCGTGCACTCCTTCTTCACGGCGATGGTTTTCCTCACCGTTGCGTTCAGTGATGTCGGGCTGCAGAACTGCTTCTTCGGGCAGAATCCTGGCGGCAACATCAAGGAGCTCCTCAAGAACCTGCCTCTTGGCATGGCGTTCTTGTCGAGCTTCGTCTTCTTGATCTTCCCGACCAAGAGGAAGGGCATCGGATACAACGACAATACACCCAACCGCAAGGCCGAGGATgtaactaaaaattaa